In Aquimarina sp. TRL1, a single window of DNA contains:
- a CDS encoding response regulator has protein sequence MKNSGFLLLIFLTFSLENFSQQSDTFLFEEVIIAEDNGLQAWENIEQFYEDKNGILWCIIDDGLYRFNGFSAININNYLSTFYNLDVGEQAGVTFFIEQNGIIWYGERKGLYKINLQKKTAHKIVLDTPLHPPNWRNYILKLQLIDTILYVGTSNGLYLVNKHNNQIIKKYLTNGADIRHRNSAHAVESFYIEKEKNTIWTAMPDGFYKINTKTDAITHFEIKDAPYRYPHNFHRIIPDDNGFIFPTHGLGVVRFDTIAKQFSTHLTQKNKAYRRAPNVIRSMVSITDSIFLINAVELGNGLYNKYTHQYQWLKTPQPMKDGVFLDPDRSGYVWASKRGRIFKSIKPITKRKQSHKQIIDVTDFIANNELKSRPSIDNYPHIKLSENERNVLLKFSLSKSSAIDSIVYQYQLNSKKWEEINTNNTLLLNDLSTGKNEVLIRATDKKGNVLANRKLSFTIHQPFYKTSVFITVCVLFIFSIIYLLGRYSVLRKTTKKLREIDRIKTDLITNISHEFRTPLTLISGPIENEIQREDLTDDARRNFEMIQRNTNRLLSLVDQLLTISKAETGATQLSVTQQNIIPFIGSIADSFHYLAQQKDLNYLIYIHPTDQETWFDADIIEKVVANLLSNAIKYTPESGSVICNVHIKSGELYFSVKNTGKGISKKEQSKIFDRFYQTNPHKEGIGIGLALIKELITLHNGTITLESIPNAWTRFLVIIPISKHSFSREEIHPSLPSISKAPPLSSSVYVEDEEETPIMTYNKPILLIVDDNKDIRSYISTFFTEHYHVLKAKNGQEGIDFAIEHIPDIIISDVMMPVKDGIALCNALKNDERTSHIPIILLTAKVGEKNKLEGVKTGADDYINKPFSKELLIVKVEKLIEIRRKLQVRYRQEVVLQPKGIAITSVDEQFLDNLQRILDDQLEKSSFTIEDLCQLLGMSRMQLHRKLKALTGLSASEFIRSQRLKLASELLKKSDINISQVGYSVGFNDHAYFSKCFKKMYHCTPSEYQKKHRTG, from the coding sequence ATGAAAAACAGTGGGTTCCTATTGTTGATTTTTCTTACTTTCTCTTTGGAAAACTTTTCTCAACAATCAGATACTTTTTTATTTGAAGAAGTCATAATTGCTGAAGATAACGGACTACAAGCCTGGGAAAACATTGAACAGTTTTATGAAGATAAAAACGGTATTCTATGGTGTATCATTGATGACGGACTATATCGATTCAATGGATTTTCTGCTATAAATATCAATAATTATTTATCGACATTTTACAATCTGGATGTTGGAGAACAGGCAGGGGTTACTTTTTTTATTGAACAAAATGGAATAATTTGGTATGGAGAACGCAAAGGTCTGTACAAGATAAACCTGCAAAAAAAAACAGCACATAAAATAGTTTTAGACACCCCGCTTCACCCTCCCAATTGGAGAAATTATATTTTAAAATTACAGCTCATCGATACTATTTTATATGTAGGTACTTCTAACGGATTATACCTCGTTAATAAACACAATAATCAAATCATAAAAAAGTATCTCACCAATGGAGCAGATATTAGACACCGGAATAGTGCCCATGCTGTAGAATCTTTTTATATCGAAAAAGAAAAAAATACTATTTGGACAGCAATGCCGGATGGGTTTTATAAAATTAATACCAAAACGGATGCAATTACTCACTTCGAGATAAAAGATGCTCCATATCGTTATCCTCATAATTTTCATCGAATTATTCCAGATGATAACGGTTTTATATTTCCCACTCATGGGTTAGGTGTTGTCAGATTTGATACCATTGCCAAACAATTCTCCACTCACCTAACACAAAAAAATAAGGCATACCGAAGAGCTCCTAATGTCATTCGATCCATGGTATCAATTACTGATAGCATTTTTCTTATTAATGCAGTTGAATTAGGTAATGGTTTATATAATAAATACACTCATCAGTATCAGTGGTTAAAAACACCACAACCTATGAAAGATGGCGTTTTTTTAGATCCGGACAGAAGTGGGTATGTCTGGGCTTCAAAACGAGGTAGAATCTTTAAATCAATAAAACCGATTACCAAGAGAAAACAATCACATAAACAGATTATTGATGTTACCGATTTCATCGCCAATAATGAATTAAAAAGTCGTCCATCCATTGATAATTATCCCCACATAAAACTTAGCGAGAATGAACGAAATGTGTTACTCAAATTTTCATTATCTAAAAGCAGCGCTATAGACTCTATTGTTTATCAATACCAATTAAATTCAAAAAAATGGGAAGAGATAAACACTAACAACACATTGCTATTAAACGACCTAAGCACAGGAAAGAATGAAGTATTGATCCGGGCAACTGATAAAAAAGGAAACGTTTTAGCGAATAGAAAACTCTCTTTTACAATACACCAGCCATTCTATAAAACATCCGTATTTATCACAGTCTGTGTATTGTTTATATTTTCCATCATTTACTTGCTGGGAAGGTATAGCGTATTGAGAAAAACCACCAAAAAACTTCGGGAAATTGATCGTATAAAAACAGATTTAATCACTAATATTTCTCATGAATTCAGAACACCCCTTACACTTATTTCCGGACCAATCGAGAATGAAATACAACGTGAAGATCTGACTGATGATGCGCGAAGAAATTTTGAAATGATCCAAAGGAATACGAATCGGTTATTATCTCTGGTCGACCAGCTATTGACCATTTCCAAAGCAGAAACAGGAGCAACTCAACTCTCAGTAACACAGCAAAATATTATTCCATTTATTGGTAGTATTGCAGATAGTTTTCACTATTTAGCACAACAGAAGGATCTTAATTACCTGATATACATACACCCAACAGATCAAGAAACCTGGTTTGATGCTGATATTATCGAGAAGGTGGTTGCTAATTTGCTCTCTAATGCTATAAAATATACTCCCGAAAGCGGTTCTGTCATTTGTAATGTACATATAAAATCAGGAGAATTGTATTTTTCAGTAAAAAATACAGGGAAGGGTATTTCAAAAAAAGAACAATCAAAAATATTTGACCGTTTTTATCAAACCAACCCACATAAAGAAGGTATTGGTATTGGTTTAGCATTAATTAAAGAGCTTATAACGCTTCATAATGGTACAATTACCTTAGAAAGCATCCCAAATGCATGGACCAGATTTTTAGTAATCATACCTATTTCTAAACATAGTTTTTCCAGAGAAGAAATACATCCTTCCCTGCCCAGCATCTCAAAAGCTCCACCACTTTCTTCCTCTGTTTATGTAGAAGATGAAGAGGAAACCCCAATCATGACCTATAACAAACCTATCCTTTTGATTGTTGATGACAATAAAGACATACGAAGTTACATAAGTACTTTCTTTACAGAACACTATCATGTATTAAAAGCCAAAAATGGTCAAGAAGGAATTGATTTTGCGATTGAACATATTCCCGATATTATTATTAGTGATGTAATGATGCCTGTAAAAGATGGAATTGCATTATGTAATGCGTTAAAAAATGATGAACGCACCAGCCATATCCCTATTATTTTACTTACTGCCAAAGTCGGCGAAAAAAATAAACTAGAAGGGGTAAAAACAGGAGCAGACGATTATATCAATAAACCTTTTAGCAAAGAACTTTTGATCGTAAAAGTCGAAAAACTGATAGAAATTCGAAGAAAACTTCAAGTCCGTTATCGTCAAGAAGTAGTTTTACAGCCCAAAGGCATTGCTATAACCTCTGTAGATGAACAATTTTTAGATAACCTTCAACGTATTTTAGACGATCAGCTAGAAAAATCTTCTTTCACTATAGAAGACCTTTGCCAATTATTAGGAATGAGCAGAATGCAATTACACAGAAAGCTAAAAGCTTTGACAGGATTATCTGCTTCAGAGTTCATTCGTTCACAACGCTTAAAATTGGCATCAGAATTACTCAAAAAATCCGATATTAACATTTCGCAAGTTGGATATAGTGTCGGTTTTAATGATCATGCATATTTTAGTAAATGCTTTAAAAAAATGTACCATTGTACCCCTTCTGAATACCAGAAAAAACACCGCACTGGTTGA
- a CDS encoding kelch repeat-containing protein codes for MHTIKPLFILALTIHFFIACTNDDDRDKTNKTVDISLTITKETQQDQIGDFAENTMVIFDDKVWSVGGVSSYAAGHLTPMIWNSNDGVTWSSVISNDAFKRRKSTLTVFNNELFLIGGSNESGALYNTILKTSDGITWSEVDTADSSTEFTIGYKHRSFVFNDMLYIVTTLHHDGTDVVAVFNSPNGANWSTVTLNAFPYREDCDIVLFHNKLYAIGGVTTGPTFYNSIYESTDGISWSEVNTSSSVFSGRWNHTATVYNNKVWLIGGQNTTSIALTDIWYSNDMINWNLYDGFTADALGLSHHAALNYKDAIWLFGGYLETEPGGTTAVTGQIIRIKED; via the coding sequence ATGCACACAATCAAACCACTATTCATACTGGCACTGACAATTCATTTTTTTATTGCGTGTACGAATGATGACGACCGTGATAAAACTAATAAGACAGTCGATATTTCATTGACAATCACAAAAGAAACGCAGCAAGATCAGATAGGAGATTTTGCCGAAAACACGATGGTAATATTCGACGATAAAGTATGGTCTGTTGGCGGAGTATCCTCCTATGCGGCTGGTCATTTGACACCAATGATCTGGAACAGTAACGACGGAGTAACCTGGTCTTCTGTCATTAGTAATGATGCTTTTAAACGTAGAAAATCAACCCTTACTGTTTTTAATAATGAGCTGTTTTTAATAGGAGGATCGAATGAAAGTGGAGCGCTATATAATACAATTTTAAAAACTTCTGACGGGATTACCTGGAGTGAAGTAGATACGGCAGATTCCAGTACAGAGTTTACGATAGGATATAAGCATCGATCATTTGTCTTTAACGATATGTTATACATAGTAACCACCTTACATCATGACGGTACTGATGTCGTAGCTGTTTTTAATTCCCCAAATGGTGCTAATTGGAGTACTGTTACCCTTAACGCATTTCCCTATAGAGAGGATTGTGATATCGTATTATTCCATAACAAATTATATGCTATTGGAGGTGTTACTACAGGACCTACCTTCTATAATAGTATCTATGAAAGTACTGATGGAATCTCCTGGAGTGAGGTCAATACAAGCTCCTCTGTCTTTTCAGGAAGGTGGAACCATACAGCAACCGTATACAATAATAAAGTCTGGCTTATCGGAGGGCAAAACACCACCTCTATAGCACTTACAGACATATGGTATAGTAATGATATGATCAACTGGAACTTATATGACGGATTCACAGCAGATGCGCTAGGATTATCACATCATGCTGCACTAAATTACAAAGATGCCATATGGTTATTTGGGGGATACCTGGAGACAGAACCCGGAGGCACTACTGCAGTAACAGGGCAAATAATTCGTATTAAAGAAGATTAG
- a CDS encoding Crp/Fnr family transcriptional regulator, with amino-acid sequence MIEKKLKEAFDPYYNAPLEVWSHFYTLCEEVSYTKNEKIKESGFRAKYGYFLLEGVVGSFVWKKNNYACLDFFFEGDFFADDYSLTTGLPSDLELIALENVVALQISKKNINILKETPIGKTLFLVGEEQDNAKREKQRMDLMTQTAEERYLHVLHTRKDILKRIPQKHIASYLGITKQSLSRIRRKISCPD; translated from the coding sequence ATGATTGAAAAAAAGTTAAAAGAAGCATTTGATCCCTATTATAATGCTCCGCTAGAGGTATGGAGTCACTTTTATACCTTATGTGAAGAGGTGAGCTATACAAAGAATGAAAAAATTAAAGAGAGCGGTTTTAGAGCTAAGTATGGATATTTTTTACTGGAAGGAGTGGTGGGGTCTTTTGTCTGGAAGAAAAATAACTATGCGTGTCTGGACTTTTTCTTTGAGGGAGATTTCTTTGCAGATGATTACTCATTAACGACAGGACTCCCTTCTGACCTGGAACTAATCGCTTTGGAAAATGTAGTAGCTTTGCAAATTTCAAAAAAGAACATCAATATACTCAAAGAAACTCCTATTGGCAAAACATTGTTTTTAGTTGGGGAAGAACAAGACAATGCAAAAAGAGAAAAACAACGGATGGATCTAATGACACAAACAGCAGAAGAGCGCTATCTGCATGTATTGCATACCAGAAAAGATATTCTAAAACGAATTCCTCAAAAGCATATCGCCTCATATTTAGGAATTACTAAACAAAGTTTAAGCCGGATTCGACGAAAAATCAGTTGCCCGGATTAG
- a CDS encoding DUF418 domain-containing protein — protein sequence MAVVTPTHSSERLQLLDALRGFALFGILLANLCSFMGLYTYTPEEVVELPVPDRIVLFFIDWFVEGKFYGIFSILFGVGFALQAARFHSASGNFKAFWWRRMGILFGIGLLHMYLVWHGDILMLYSILGAFLPLFMKCSRATLLRWIVVLLVLPLLIHGLLYMTQEATFWGVLRQFSGVLKTRWGFGEYSVLEMRTADNARTVFSVNVLKAIPRPMSYLMSGRYFQVLGLFLIGIVLARDWLPKIQNNERSVPTTAIWIGGIGLLLSLVYAIIKAVIGTPFDLSITGLIQGVIYHSGSTALALGISTFFMVIWNRGRLRSIFRNLAILGRMALTNYIVQNVTAVLLFFGYGAALMRKIPFVYIPLLAIGIVCIQWGISRYWLSKFKQGPLEYIWRTLTYRAKTSS from the coding sequence ATGGCTGTTGTAACACCGACCCATTCATCAGAGCGATTACAGCTTCTGGACGCATTAAGAGGATTTGCTCTTTTTGGAATATTATTAGCCAATCTGTGTAGTTTTATGGGGCTTTATACTTATACCCCCGAAGAGGTAGTGGAATTACCGGTACCCGACAGAATTGTTTTGTTTTTTATCGATTGGTTTGTGGAGGGGAAGTTCTATGGGATATTTTCTATACTTTTTGGCGTAGGTTTTGCCCTTCAGGCAGCGCGTTTTCATAGTGCTTCCGGGAATTTTAAGGCATTCTGGTGGAGACGTATGGGGATTCTTTTTGGAATTGGACTGTTGCATATGTATCTGGTATGGCACGGAGATATTCTGATGCTCTACAGTATACTGGGGGCCTTCTTACCGTTATTTATGAAATGTTCCCGAGCTACTTTGCTGCGATGGATTGTAGTTTTATTAGTCCTTCCGTTACTGATTCACGGTCTTTTGTATATGACACAGGAAGCAACTTTTTGGGGAGTACTGCGGCAGTTTTCGGGAGTGCTGAAAACCCGGTGGGGGTTCGGGGAATATTCGGTATTAGAGATGCGTACAGCGGATAACGCACGAACAGTGTTTTCTGTCAATGTTCTAAAAGCCATTCCAAGACCGATGAGTTACTTAATGTCCGGGCGGTATTTTCAGGTTTTAGGCTTATTCTTGATCGGGATCGTACTCGCACGAGATTGGTTACCAAAAATACAAAATAATGAACGATCAGTACCCACTACAGCCATTTGGATTGGAGGAATTGGACTGTTGCTGTCTTTGGTATATGCTATTATCAAAGCCGTTATAGGAACGCCTTTTGACTTGAGCATTACAGGGCTCATTCAGGGAGTTATTTATCACAGTGGTTCTACTGCATTGGCACTTGGAATTTCCACATTTTTTATGGTCATATGGAACAGAGGTAGGCTAAGGAGTATTTTTCGTAACCTGGCAATATTGGGGCGCATGGCTCTGACTAATTATATCGTACAGAATGTAACTGCCGTGCTCTTATTTTTTGGGTATGGAGCGGCATTAATGCGAAAAATTCCCTTTGTATATATTCCTTTACTGGCTATTGGAATTGTGTGTATACAATGGGGAATTAGCCGGTACTGGCTTAGCAAATTCAAACAAGGACCACTGGAATATATATGGCGCACATTAACATATCGCGCTAAAACATCTTCATGA
- a CDS encoding GH25 family lysozyme, with translation MKQFNEVQKQLLERLAQRSEDTEIQMIDFLEEVFFKAAAGRSMILQLQAKQAIYYMPVLTFSNPLKKHQEIQQLVALIELLQFLETASYITLHSKNILKERTMIFLNDQFIAPKTVDGKIILNARGDNTSQSEIIRDKDGKVIYKGVIFTTNAFYRMSQLFTGTLCISPAIKQLIPPSADTKEAPPIPNHTPSLASLSFFSKLNLIIHIMMLLLIGTVVFLGYTYYRPTSHESTTPKTSDTVEKEVMTTELNVQQQSGRKKRLVTDKQPTSPASDKYYGANLSLYPSKSLKQLAKNEAMSFAIFQASRGTWYKNARLKKQYAFAAEHNWLKGAYHMYLANKTPARQATNYYKALQRIDSLELPPIVYLSQKSFSKKLKKTVPEFQKEFIHFLKQLKQKTKKTPIVYTDTGTANTYLSDANAPFGNYPLWLIDTTQTTTPQLPEAWKKKGYVVWQRSDYRKPKGTSKELDISTENMRKLSYSY, from the coding sequence ATGAAACAATTTAATGAAGTACAAAAGCAACTACTGGAACGTCTGGCACAGCGTAGTGAGGATACAGAAATCCAGATGATTGACTTTCTGGAAGAGGTCTTTTTTAAAGCAGCAGCTGGGCGCTCCATGATCTTACAACTACAGGCAAAACAAGCCATTTATTACATGCCTGTATTGACATTTTCGAATCCTCTCAAAAAACATCAGGAGATTCAACAATTAGTAGCCCTTATCGAATTATTGCAATTCCTGGAAACAGCATCTTATATCACCTTACACAGCAAAAATATCTTGAAGGAACGAACGATGATATTCCTCAATGATCAGTTTATCGCCCCTAAAACAGTAGATGGGAAAATAATTCTCAACGCCCGGGGAGACAACACCTCTCAATCAGAAATCATCCGGGATAAGGATGGCAAAGTGATCTACAAAGGGGTTATTTTTACTACAAATGCTTTTTACCGGATGAGTCAATTGTTCACCGGAACCTTATGCATATCCCCAGCGATCAAACAGTTGATTCCCCCTTCTGCTGATACAAAAGAAGCTCCCCCCATACCCAACCATACTCCTTCCCTTGCATCTCTTTCATTTTTTAGCAAACTAAACCTCATCATCCATATAATGATGCTCCTCCTCATAGGTACTGTCGTATTTCTGGGATACACCTATTACCGCCCTACATCACACGAATCCACTACACCAAAAACATCTGATACTGTAGAAAAAGAAGTAATGACAACAGAACTAAACGTGCAGCAACAATCCGGAAGAAAAAAACGCCTGGTAACAGATAAACAACCTACCTCCCCTGCTTCTGACAAGTATTACGGAGCAAACCTCTCTTTATACCCGTCTAAATCCTTAAAGCAACTGGCTAAAAACGAGGCGATGTCTTTTGCTATTTTTCAGGCTTCGAGAGGTACCTGGTATAAAAATGCCCGCTTAAAAAAACAGTACGCTTTTGCGGCGGAGCATAACTGGTTAAAAGGTGCCTACCATATGTATCTTGCTAACAAAACCCCGGCAAGACAAGCAACTAATTATTATAAGGCTTTGCAAAGGATTGATTCTCTGGAATTACCTCCTATCGTATATCTTTCTCAAAAGAGTTTTTCTAAAAAATTGAAAAAAACAGTACCGGAATTCCAAAAAGAATTTATCCATTTTCTGAAACAACTTAAGCAAAAAACAAAGAAAACCCCTATCGTTTATACAGATACAGGTACTGCCAACACCTACCTATCGGATGCGAATGCTCCTTTTGGCAATTATCCCTTATGGCTTATTGACACGACCCAAACAACGACTCCTCAACTCCCTGAGGCATGGAAGAAAAAAGGCTATGTAGTTTGGCAAAGAAGTGATTATCGAAAACCAAAAGGAACAAGTAAAGAACTGGACATTAGTACTGAGAATATGAGAAAACTATCCTATTCATACTAA
- a CDS encoding sensor histidine kinase KdpD, which produces MMLMMVAHDLRSPLYQLTHLWRRAIQLADHKEYNKLTDTLHQGITMNQHTYQFMDNMLNWTMLQSNQLLFQKEHIHGNALIDQVLHDFRMKITNKEIRIHKNIPKDIYIHGDLHSYKVIFQNFIDNALKYSFQKGTIRIVASYISTMEYCKFTIRDYGEGMESDTVHKLLHTQERVQEHPEKKNSMGIGFQLCKQLLHKNGASITIESKKHIGTTIILTIPTLKSHNHVKN; this is translated from the coding sequence ATGATGCTGATGATGGTGGCTCATGACCTGAGATCCCCTCTATACCAGTTAACCCATCTCTGGAGGCGTGCCATACAACTGGCAGATCACAAAGAATACAACAAACTTACTGATACCCTACACCAGGGAATCACTATGAATCAGCACACCTATCAGTTTATGGATAATATGCTCAACTGGACAATGCTGCAAAGTAATCAGCTACTGTTTCAAAAAGAACATATTCATGGCAATGCCCTTATTGATCAGGTACTTCATGATTTCCGCATGAAAATCACAAACAAAGAGATTCGCATTCATAAAAATATCCCTAAAGACATCTATATCCATGGAGATCTGCATTCTTATAAAGTTATTTTTCAAAACTTTATAGACAATGCCCTCAAGTATTCTTTTCAGAAAGGAACCATCCGGATTGTAGCTTCCTATATCAGTACTATGGAGTATTGCAAGTTCACGATCCGAGACTACGGAGAAGGCATGGAATCAGATACCGTACACAAACTATTACATACTCAGGAACGCGTACAAGAACATCCTGAAAAGAAAAATAGTATGGGGATCGGGTTTCAGTTATGCAAACAGTTATTACACAAAAACGGAGCTTCTATTACAATAGAAAGCAAGAAACATATCGGAACCACCATCATACTAACGATACCAACATTAAAATCACACAATCATGTCAAAAATTAA
- a CDS encoding LytTR family DNA-binding domain-containing protein codes for MSKINILIIEDDPFEAEILETCLVQLQYNVVAITSSLQEATHLYFSSEIDLVIIDIFLGGKPKGIKFAEIISKHPEAIKPFVFLTSSTSKLVFDTAKLTHPYGYLLKPFNELQLQYALELALEKFANTPNTFITAPYASLLIDKTFFIKKNNILIKVKLSDIYCIEVEDRYSSIKTAQERFIIQLSLKQFLAKINTPNFIRVHRNYVINMDKIERVFLSDNLIVLQNKANITLGRQYRQEFVRHYEILT; via the coding sequence ATGTCAAAAATTAATATTCTCATCATTGAAGACGACCCTTTTGAGGCAGAAATTCTGGAAACATGCTTAGTACAACTACAATACAATGTGGTAGCCATTACCTCTTCATTACAAGAAGCTACTCATTTGTATTTTTCTTCAGAAATCGATCTGGTTATTATTGATATTTTTCTGGGAGGAAAGCCTAAAGGCATCAAATTTGCTGAAATCATTTCCAAGCACCCGGAAGCCATTAAACCTTTTGTCTTTTTGACCAGTTCTACTTCTAAGCTGGTATTTGATACTGCCAAACTAACCCACCCATATGGCTACCTTCTAAAACCATTCAATGAACTACAGTTACAATACGCATTGGAGTTAGCACTGGAAAAATTCGCCAACACTCCTAATACATTTATAACAGCACCGTATGCTTCTTTATTAATTGATAAAACTTTTTTTATCAAAAAAAACAACATTCTGATCAAAGTAAAATTATCTGATATTTACTGTATCGAAGTAGAAGATCGATATAGCAGTATTAAAACCGCCCAGGAACGATTTATTATTCAACTGTCATTAAAACAATTTCTTGCCAAAATAAACACCCCTAATTTTATCAGGGTACATCGCAATTACGTAATTAATATGGATAAAATCGAGCGGGTATTTTTATCGGACAACCTCATCGTATTGCAAAACAAAGCAAATATTACCCTGGGCAGGCAATATCGGCAGGAGTTTGTTCGGCATTATGAAATCCTAACATAA